From a region of the Leptospira kmetyi serovar Malaysia str. Bejo-Iso9 genome:
- the sucC gene encoding ADP-forming succinate--CoA ligase subunit beta: MKIHEYQAKEILRRHKANVPFGVVIDKKENASKAHDEVTSKTGGSVVVVKAQIHAGGRGKGGGVKVTKTKEDAIAAVDKILGMQLITPQTGPEGKKVLKVYLEQGIDIAKEYYLSILLDRSIRKTIIMASTEGGMEIEEVAETHPEKILKIAIDPGIGLQVNQARQLAFDLGLPAESHKSFQSLVLAIYEAYIKEDASLLEINPLILTKQNEIIAGDCKIDLDENALYRHADNAAFRDITEEDPLEVQASEFNLNYVKLDGNIGCMVNGAGLAMATMDIVKLAGAEPANFLDVGGGANKTTVTNGFKIILGDPNVKGIFVNIFGGIVRCDMVAEGIIEAAKAVDLKVPLVVRLQGTNSELGREVLNKSGLKITGVDDLREAASTIAKLIQ, encoded by the coding sequence ATGAAAATTCACGAGTATCAGGCAAAAGAAATCCTGAGAAGGCACAAAGCCAACGTTCCATTTGGTGTCGTAATCGATAAGAAAGAAAACGCATCCAAAGCCCATGACGAAGTTACCTCCAAAACCGGCGGTTCTGTCGTAGTTGTAAAAGCGCAAATCCACGCCGGCGGGCGCGGAAAGGGTGGCGGCGTTAAAGTAACCAAAACCAAAGAAGATGCAATCGCAGCCGTAGACAAAATTCTCGGTATGCAACTCATCACTCCCCAAACCGGACCCGAAGGAAAGAAAGTCCTGAAAGTGTATCTGGAACAGGGAATCGATATCGCAAAGGAATATTATCTAAGTATCCTTCTGGATCGTTCCATTCGCAAGACCATCATCATGGCTTCCACGGAAGGCGGGATGGAAATCGAAGAAGTAGCGGAAACTCATCCTGAAAAGATTTTGAAAATCGCAATCGATCCGGGAATCGGACTCCAAGTAAACCAAGCAAGACAACTCGCCTTCGATCTCGGACTTCCCGCCGAATCACACAAGTCTTTCCAAAGTTTGGTGTTGGCGATTTATGAAGCGTATATCAAAGAAGACGCTTCCCTTTTGGAAATCAACCCTCTCATTCTTACCAAACAAAACGAAATCATCGCGGGAGATTGTAAGATCGACCTCGACGAAAACGCTCTCTACCGTCACGCGGACAACGCGGCTTTCAGAGATATCACCGAAGAGGATCCTCTCGAAGTTCAAGCTTCCGAGTTCAACCTCAACTACGTCAAGTTAGACGGTAACATCGGTTGTATGGTCAACGGAGCCGGTCTTGCGATGGCGACTATGGACATCGTAAAACTCGCCGGTGCCGAACCTGCAAACTTCCTCGACGTGGGAGGTGGAGCGAACAAAACCACCGTAACCAACGGATTCAAAATCATCCTCGGCGACCCGAACGTAAAAGGGATCTTCGTAAACATCTTCGGTGGAATCGTTCGTTGCGATATGGTTGCCGAAGGGATCATCGAAGCCGCTAAGGCAGTGGATCTAAAGGTTCCCCTCGTGGTTCGTCTCCAAGGAACGAACTCGGAATTAGGAAGAGAAGTCCTCAACAAAAGCGGACTGAAAATTACCGGAGTCGACGATCTCCGTGAAGCGGCAAGCACCATTGCCAAATTGATTCAATAA
- the sucD gene encoding succinate--CoA ligase subunit alpha encodes MAVLVDENTKVVVQGITGKEGSFHATQMLAYGTKVVAGVTPGKGGSKWEDKVPVFNTIKDSVKNEGANAAVIFVPPAFAADAIIEGILAELPLVICITEGIPTHDMLKVYSVLRNSKTRLVGPNCPGVITPRAKQKLGIMPGFIHSPGSVGIVSRSGTLTYESVAQITKQGLGQSTCIGIGGDPVPGMNHTEAIKLLNEDPETKGIVMIGEIGGTSEEEAAEYIKNHVKKPVVGFIAGQTAPPGKRMGHAGAIISGGLGTATSKMKAMQEAGIQVCQSIAEVGEKMKKALG; translated from the coding sequence ATGGCAGTATTAGTTGATGAAAATACAAAAGTCGTAGTTCAGGGAATCACCGGTAAGGAAGGTTCCTTTCACGCGACACAAATGCTCGCTTACGGCACAAAGGTTGTTGCCGGAGTGACTCCCGGAAAAGGCGGAAGCAAATGGGAAGATAAGGTTCCCGTATTCAACACGATCAAGGATTCCGTAAAGAACGAAGGCGCAAACGCAGCGGTTATTTTCGTTCCTCCCGCATTCGCGGCGGACGCGATCATCGAAGGGATTCTCGCGGAACTTCCGCTCGTGATTTGTATCACGGAAGGAATTCCTACGCACGATATGTTGAAAGTTTACAGCGTTCTTAGAAATTCCAAAACAAGACTCGTCGGTCCGAACTGCCCCGGAGTGATTACTCCTCGTGCAAAACAAAAACTCGGAATTATGCCCGGTTTTATCCACAGCCCAGGTTCGGTTGGAATCGTTTCCCGTTCCGGAACCTTAACTTACGAGTCCGTTGCTCAGATCACGAAACAAGGTCTGGGACAATCCACTTGTATCGGAATCGGCGGGGACCCTGTTCCAGGAATGAACCACACCGAAGCAATCAAATTGTTGAACGAAGACCCTGAAACCAAGGGAATCGTAATGATCGGTGAGATCGGCGGAACTTCCGAAGAAGAAGCCGCAGAATACATCAAGAATCACGTAAAAAAACCGGTGGTCGGTTTTATCGCTGGTCAAACCGCTCCTCCCGGCAAAAGAATGGGGCACGCGGGTGCGATCATCAGCGGTGGTTTAGGAACTGCAACCTCCAAAATGAAAGCGATGCAGGAAGCGGGCATTCAAGTTTGCCAATCGATCGCGGAAGTTGGAGAAAAAATGAAGAAGGCTCTGGGGTAA
- a CDS encoding SH3 domain-containing protein translates to MRKSFFVALGLFFASILLGFLVWKILTRKTDSVYKNFSKGNWDDVVLEVLSKKDPDLEDYSYASMSLAEYNSQLLTVAAEKKERIVQKFADKSGLKFSKREVGGRTIFTFEDRFFSFLPDGSFLKTRALCKKLTLGAEYETQDILSRYLTKLISSNPLPLYNEYNQALLKSLSAGSAKELDESGRTKLARLLEYFSGREDSPFSGGKAEIEGKNLNVRTGPGTENPIAFQFKGGETVFILDRDSRTETIAGKRGNWNQVLDLRNGSVGWIFSGFLKNVSSDLSISQSMEESFRALDRSPVWDFESWKESSPPNGFQGEYHPTEKIALDGDTGIVLHSSKNKYDLVCRSVEEPFRDLEFYLTFLGGDESLPVFTLFAGSPGDLQKAFEIEMDKESISINRNRYITGDNFSKKRFRLNIQSGGSGFQGGLIVSEKRVLSGIDSLESIDASSGIRWRLCLPMARENGDSSLSVFQFKFVP, encoded by the coding sequence TTGAGAAAGAGTTTTTTTGTAGCCCTCGGCCTGTTCTTTGCCTCCATTCTTCTCGGTTTTCTCGTTTGGAAAATTCTCACCCGAAAAACCGATTCCGTTTATAAGAATTTTTCCAAAGGGAACTGGGACGACGTCGTTTTAGAGGTTCTTTCCAAAAAGGATCCGGACTTGGAGGATTATTCCTATGCTTCCATGTCTCTTGCGGAATACAACTCTCAGCTTCTGACCGTGGCCGCGGAAAAGAAGGAAAGAATCGTTCAAAAGTTCGCGGACAAATCGGGACTGAAATTTTCAAAACGCGAAGTCGGCGGAAGAACGATCTTCACCTTCGAAGACAGATTCTTTTCGTTTTTACCGGACGGTTCTTTTTTAAAAACAAGAGCCCTTTGTAAAAAACTCACTCTCGGCGCGGAATACGAAACACAGGACATTCTTTCCCGTTATCTTACGAAATTAATTTCTTCCAACCCTCTTCCGCTTTACAACGAATACAACCAAGCTCTTCTTAAATCCTTATCCGCGGGAAGCGCGAAGGAACTGGACGAAAGCGGAAGAACGAAACTGGCCCGTCTGCTCGAATACTTTTCGGGTAGAGAGGATTCTCCGTTTAGCGGCGGTAAGGCGGAGATCGAAGGAAAAAATCTGAACGTCAGAACGGGACCGGGAACCGAAAACCCGATCGCGTTTCAGTTTAAGGGCGGAGAAACCGTATTCATTCTCGATCGGGACTCTCGCACCGAAACCATCGCGGGCAAACGAGGAAACTGGAATCAGGTTTTGGATCTGAGAAACGGAAGCGTAGGTTGGATCTTTTCCGGGTTTCTAAAAAACGTGAGTTCGGATCTTTCGATCTCACAAAGTATGGAAGAATCCTTCCGCGCTTTGGACCGTTCTCCCGTTTGGGATTTCGAATCTTGGAAAGAATCTTCGCCGCCGAACGGATTCCAAGGTGAATATCATCCCACGGAAAAGATCGCTCTCGACGGCGACACGGGCATCGTTCTCCATTCTTCCAAAAATAAATACGATCTGGTTTGTCGTTCCGTTGAGGAACCGTTCCGCGATCTTGAATTCTATCTCACGTTCTTAGGCGGTGACGAAAGCCTTCCGGTTTTTACCTTGTTCGCCGGTTCGCCGGGCGACCTACAGAAGGCCTTCGAAATCGAAATGGATAAGGAAAGTATTTCCATCAACCGAAATCGATACATCACCGGAGACAACTTTTCGAAGAAGAGATTTCGTCTAAATATACAAAGCGGCGGTTCCGGTTTTCAGGGCGGTTTGATCGTTTCGGAAAAAAGGGTTCTTTCGGGTATCGATTCCCTCGAATCGATCGACGCGAGTTCCGGAATCCGTTGGAGACTTTGTCTTCCCATGGCGAGAGAAAACGGGGATTCGAGTTTGAGCGTTTTTCAATTCAAGTTCGTCCCGTAA
- a CDS encoding FmdB family zinc ribbon protein, producing MPTYDYKCKACGQTFEIFHSMKDDPVKDCHLCGKQGDVERMISNGSGIIFKGTGFYVTDYKKSGSGSGESAKSSASSD from the coding sequence ATGCCGACATACGACTACAAATGTAAAGCCTGCGGACAAACGTTCGAGATATTTCATTCCATGAAAGACGACCCCGTTAAAGATTGTCATCTTTGCGGAAAACAAGGGGACGTGGAAAGAATGATTTCCAACGGTTCCGGAATCATTTTCAAAGGAACCGGTTTTTACGTGACCGATTATAAAAAGAGCGGTTCCGGTTCGGGAGAATCCGCGAAATCATCGGCTTCTTCGGATTGA
- a CDS encoding TolC family protein, translated as MENKVKNSQTRIPKVREISRILLGSFVLLLSTTLFAEGTLLKLSTEETVKRALESNYNLQNLRYELAKSDTNFLKNDSKYSWRLVADGRASQSILPFNQANLLSGTKISDDTIKGGIEKTLQTTGTYFKVEAGTRRFDSNAFENAATTPAGFAALGIPPLYTGFVRATISQDLLKNSFGYKGRNEVKILESQAEIAKNQVSQQISGVIVDSLVDFWDYSIKTQAVKTYRQLVENTKNIRNLTARKQGLGLSESFEVNQWNALLAQAENQLETAQVQKEEAKRKLVRSLKIPDGTTLSEETNLLEELAEKPEYTKDLEYAYKHRADFLNALKQKEIAEAALKNANNDRLPTLTLSGTGASQAQNIVSPQENYVDSTHGITTAKYKEWTGQMNFVYPIADKGIYAGVRDANIGMRQATLREEELKNEVRDDVKTRIEALEASHRIYKNNIITERESNNYYNGVLRSFRQGRADAVSVKNALDTYVQDQLRLTQAKVNFNIDLLRYYLAKNSLLERFQVERDKLLPNLD; from the coding sequence ATGGAAAATAAGGTCAAAAATTCTCAAACAAGGATTCCGAAAGTTCGGGAAATTTCCCGGATACTTTTAGGAAGTTTCGTTCTTCTTCTGTCGACGACACTTTTTGCGGAAGGAACTCTTCTCAAACTCTCCACGGAAGAAACCGTAAAACGCGCTCTCGAAAGCAATTATAACTTACAGAATCTTCGTTACGAATTGGCGAAATCCGATACGAATTTTTTGAAAAACGATTCCAAGTATTCTTGGAGATTGGTAGCGGACGGAAGAGCGAGTCAGTCCATTCTTCCTTTTAACCAAGCGAACCTCCTCTCAGGGACGAAGATCTCCGACGATACCATCAAGGGCGGGATCGAAAAAACCCTACAAACGACCGGAACCTACTTCAAAGTGGAAGCCGGAACGAGAAGATTCGACTCGAACGCTTTTGAAAACGCGGCCACAACTCCGGCCGGATTCGCGGCGTTGGGAATTCCTCCTTTGTATACCGGTTTTGTTAGAGCGACCATCAGCCAGGACTTGCTCAAAAATTCTTTCGGTTATAAGGGAAGAAACGAAGTAAAAATTCTCGAGTCCCAAGCCGAGATCGCAAAAAACCAAGTCTCTCAACAAATCTCCGGTGTGATCGTGGATTCTCTCGTCGACTTCTGGGATTATTCCATCAAAACCCAAGCCGTTAAGACTTACAGACAACTCGTTGAGAATACGAAAAACATCCGCAATCTTACCGCTCGTAAACAAGGACTAGGACTTTCCGAAAGTTTCGAAGTCAATCAGTGGAACGCACTTCTCGCCCAAGCGGAAAACCAATTGGAAACCGCTCAGGTTCAAAAAGAAGAAGCGAAACGTAAACTCGTTCGTTCCTTGAAAATTCCGGACGGAACCACCCTTTCCGAAGAAACCAATCTTCTCGAAGAGCTGGCGGAAAAACCGGAATATACAAAAGATTTAGAATATGCTTATAAACACAGAGCGGACTTTTTAAACGCTCTGAAACAAAAAGAGATCGCGGAAGCCGCTTTGAAAAACGCGAACAACGATCGTCTTCCCACTCTGACTCTTTCCGGAACCGGAGCGAGTCAGGCTCAGAACATCGTTTCTCCTCAGGAGAACTATGTGGATTCCACCCACGGTATCACCACTGCAAAGTATAAGGAATGGACCGGACAAATGAACTTTGTCTATCCGATCGCGGACAAAGGAATTTATGCCGGAGTCAGAGACGCGAATATCGGAATGCGTCAGGCGACACTGAGAGAGGAAGAATTGAAGAACGAAGTGAGAGACGACGTAAAAACTCGGATCGAAGCTCTCGAAGCAAGTCACAGAATTTATAAAAACAACATCATCACCGAAAGAGAAAGTAACAACTACTACAACGGAGTTCTTCGTAGCTTCCGTCAAGGTAGAGCCGACGCGGTTTCCGTAAAGAACGCGTTAGACACATACGTTCAAGATCAGCTTAGATTGACTCAGGCGAAAGTGAACTTCAACATCGATCTTCTTCGTTATTATCTTGCGAAGAATTCCCTGCTCGAACGCTTTCAAGTGGAACGAGACAAACTTCTCCCGAACTTAGATTGA